One Osmerus mordax isolate fOsmMor3 chromosome 16, fOsmMor3.pri, whole genome shotgun sequence genomic window carries:
- the LOC136958757 gene encoding serine/threonine-protein kinase tousled-like 1-B isoform X1 — MSVQSNSGSGGSLEATPSWSQLSSSPTISQQHTTATVKTKEGPMEELHSLDPRRQELLEARFMGAVSGNTGGSTGSASGGAKGLANECSNHSYGSLGSSSDKESENSDLKRGSSPAYSTPEKKHSESSRGRKRKADTQSESSQGKTSTRGPKISDYFDLQAGNGSSPVRGLLPALRSPQNSHSHSAPGSIVRQNSSSPTSLSFGEHLMNPKASSSKCVQTELTGLKLAALESNKSLDLEKKEGRIDDLLRANCDLRRQIDEQQKLLEKYKERLNKCITMSKKLLIEKSTQEKQSCREKSMQDRLRLGHFTTVRHGASYTEQWTDGYAFQNLVKQQEGINQQREDIERQRKLLAKRKPPNPSSSPSLSLATTSEPKQRKAKVVNGNDPDPFLKPSLPQLLTLAEYHEQEEIFKLRLGHLKKEEAEIQAELERLERVRNLHIRELKRINNEDSSSFKEHPTLNERYLLLHLLGRGGFSEVYKAFDLFEQRYAAVKIHQLNKNWREEKKENYHKHACREYRIHKQLDHPRIVKLYDYFSLDTDTFCTVLEFCEGNDLDFYLKQNKLMSEKEARSIVMQIVNALRYLNEIKPPIIHYDLKPGNILLVDGTACGEIKITDFGLSKIMDDDNYGVDGMDLTSQGAGTYWYLPPECFVVGKEPPKISNKVDVWSVGVIFFQCLYGRKPFGHNQSQQDILQENTILKATEVQFPAKPQASTEAKAFIRRCLAYRKEDRFDVHQLGADAYLLPHMRRSNSSGSLQTASSSSSLSTF, encoded by the exons ATGAGTGTCCAAAGTAACAGTGGAAGTGGTGGAAGTTTGGAGGCGACGCCATCTTGGTCGCAGCTCTCCTCGTCCCCAACGATTTCTCAACAACATACAACGGCGACCGTCAAGACCAAGGAAG GCCCCATGGAGGAACTGCACAGCCTGGACCCCCGCAGACAGGAGCTTCTGGAGGCAAGGTTCATGGGAGCGGTCAGTGGAAACACAGGAGGCAGTACTGGGAGTGCCAGTGGAGGAGCTAAG GGCCTGGCCAACGAGTGCTCCAACCACAGCTATGGCAGTCTTGGTTCCTCCAGTGACAAAGAGTCAGag aaCTCTGATTTGAAGAGAGGGAGTTCTCCTGCCTACTCA ACCCCAGAGAAGAAGCACTCTGAGTCGtccagaggaaggaagaggaaagcTGACACCCAATCAGAGAGCAGCCAAG GGAAGACTTCCACACGTGGACCGAAGATCAGTGACTACTTTGAC CTCCAGGCAGGGAATGGTTCCAGTCCCGTGAGGGGTCTGCTACCTGCCCTCCGCTCCCCTCAgaactcacactctcactctgctCCTGGCTCTATC GTCAGACAGAACAGCTCTTCTCCAACCAGTCTGAGTTTTGGAGAACATCTAATGAACCCCAAAGCCTCCTCCAGCAAATGTGTACAg ACTGAGCTGACAGGTCTGAAACTGGCAGCTCTGGAGAGCAACAAGAGTCTGGAtctggagaagaaggaggggcgCATTGATGACCTGCTCAGG GCTAACTGTGACCTCAGAAGGCAGATCGATGAGCAGCAAAAACTACTAGAGAAGTACAAGGAGAGACTCAACAAATGCATCACTATGAGCAAGAAACTCCTCATAGAGaag agcaCCCAGGAGAAGCAGTCTTGTCGTGAGAAGAGCATGCAGGATCGTCTCAGGCTGGGTCACTTCACCACTGTCCGACACGGAGCTTCCTACACTGAGCAGTGGACTGACGGCTACGCATTCCAGAACCTGGTCAA GCAACAAGAGGGTATTAACCAACAGAGAGAGGACATTGAGCGTCAGAGGAAGCTGCTTGCCAAGAGAaagccccccaacccctcctcctccccttcactcTCCCTAGCAACCACATCTGAACCCAAGCAACGCAAAGCCAAGGTTGTCAACGGCAACGACCCCGACCCCTTCCTCAAACCCTCCCTGCCCCAACT GCTGACTCTGGCCGAGTATCATGAGCAGGAGGAGATCTTCAAGCTGAGGCTGGGACACCTGAAGAAG GAGGAGGCTGAGATCCAGGCAgagctggagaggctggagcgagTGAGGAACCTGCACATCAGAGAGCTGAAGAGGATCAACAACGAGGACAGCTCATC GTTTAAGGAGCACCCCACTCTGAACGAGAGATACCTGCTGCTTCACCTGCTGGGCAGGGGGGGCTTCAGTGAGGTCTACAAg gCCTTTGACCTGTTCGAGCAGCGCTACGCAGCCGTTAAAATCCACCAGCTCAACAagaactggagagaggagaagaaggagaactaCCACAA GCATGCATGTAGGGAGTACCGGATACACAAGCAGCTGGACCATCCCAGAATAGTCAAGCTCTATGACTACTTCTCACTGGATACAGACAC ATTCTGTACGGTTCTGGAGTTCTGTGAGGGGAACGACCTGGACTTCTACCTGAAGCAGAACAAGCTGATGTCAGAGAAAGAAGCGCGCTCTATCGTCATGCAGATCGTCAACGCCCTCCGATACCTGAACGAGATCAAACCCCCCATCATCCACTATGACCTGAAACCAG GGAACATCTTACTGGTGGACGGTACTGCCTGTGGTGAGATCAAGATCACAGACTTTGGCCTGTCTAAGATCATGGACGATGATAACTACGGAGTAGACGGAATGGACCTCACATCTCAGGGGGCTGGAACCTACTg gtaTCTTCCTCCCGAGTGTTTCGTGGTGGGGAAGGAGCCTCCTAAGATCTCCAACAAGGTGGATGTGTGGTCTGTAGGAGTCATCTTCTTCCAGTGTCTGTACGGACGCAAG CCCTTTGGTCATAACCAGTCCCAACAGGACATCCTCCAGGAGAACACCATCCTTAAAGCCACCGAGGTCCAGTTCCCTGCAAAACCCCAGGCCAGCACTGAGGCCAAG GCGTTTATCCGGCGCTGTCTGGCCTATCGTAAGGAGGACAGGTTTGACGTCCACCAGCTGGGGGCTGACGCCTACCTGCTCCCTCACATGAGACGCTCCAACTCCTCCGGCTCCCTACagaccgcctcctcctcctcatctctctccaccttctgA
- the LOC136958875 gene encoding kinesin-like protein KIF13B translates to MEMKGRDKARSKSRSLDLDPDSYTTFRTDLGNIEEDRQIASLAVQFVVSGARKGNVHLCSRIAELLRENKRLHRTVEAQRVHIEELRVLCSLSTAGPVGPLSSPTPGAPSPSPFPCLLPSTSHLPYPSLATSPTLPLYLPSLSGSSPTTSSHSCSSGRGSLSSSTTPPCLPRLGTPHPGALLTPCRQQPSSLPCVEENEIPSMPHSPQQRRESDAHGPEHDGWSKATVRRRGGLLPAPAPETVGYAQALKKRVLRQSASCEAERKEVEEMERKENDEHDITALYREGLDPNSTTRRHRLQVNDRVTLRDRRGVDEKRKRGKEKRRGAVRFIGPLQNTDSTEVYIGVELDTPCGENNGSIHGYRYFRCEPNHGAFTTISGIRKLSSHSRHTDSPLPQRPSQGATDSCSGSSTAGSGLWREERGSEMEEEWGRRKGKGKGREKKGRGQGSERGKGSEEEREKGEERRGKGEEESEKVSERGIKSRKGLRHTKKEMAITALVHTDPGT, encoded by the exons ATGGAGATGAAAGGCAGGGACAAGGCCAGAAGCAAGTCGAGGTCGCTAGATTTGGATCCGGACTCATACACCACGTTTAGGACAG ACCTCGGGAATATCGAGGAGGATAGGCAGATCGCGTCGTTGGCTGTGCAGTTCGTCGTAAGTGGCGCGAGGAAGGGCAACGTGCACCTGTGTTCGAGGATTGCGGAGTTACTGCGTGAGAATAAACG TCTGCACAGGACAGTGGAGGCCCAGAGAGTCCACATAGAGGAGCTGAGGGTTCTGTGTTCTCTGAGCACTGCTGGTCCAGTGGGTCCACTTTCCTCACCAACCCCTGgtgctccctccccctctcctttcccttgtCTTCTCCCATCCACGTCTCACCTCCCATATCCCTCATtggccacctcccccaccctcccactctacctcccctctctgtcaggctcctcccccaccacctcctcccataGCTGCAGCTCTGGGCGGGGCAGTCTGTCCTCCAGCACCACACCTCCCTGTCTGCCCCGACTTGGGACTCCCCATCCTGGGGCCCTCCTTACCCCTTGCAGGCAACAG CCATCTTCTCTGCCCTGCGTGGAGGAGAATGAGATACCCAGCATGCCTCACTCTCcccagcagaggagagagtcGGACGCTCATGGCCCTGAGCATGACGGGTGGTCTAAAGCGACAG tcaggaggagagggggtcttCTGCCTGCTCCGGCTCCAGAGACAGTGGGTTACGCTCAGGCTCTGAAG AAGAGAGTCCTGCGACAGAGTGCCTCATGTGAAGCTGAGAGAAAAGAGgtcgaggagatggagaggaaagagaatgaTGAGCACGATATCACAGCACTTTATCGAGAGGGTCTGGATCCAAACTCCACAAC gcggaGACATCGTCTCCAGGTGAACGATCGTGTGACACTACGTGACCGGAGGGGAGTAGATGagaaaaggaagaggggaaaagagaaaaggagaggagctgTGAGGTTTATAGGACCTTTACAGAACACTGATTCTACAGAGGTCTACATTGGAGTGGAACTGGATACACCCt GTGGAGAGAACAATGGCAGTATCCATGGTTACAGGTATTTCAGGTGTGAGCCCAACCATGGCGCTTTCACCACAATCTCGGGGATAAGGAAA ctctcctcccactccaggcacacagactcccccctccctcagagaCCTTCCCAGGGGGCCACTGACTCCTGCTCAGGAAGCTCCACAGCCGGGAGTGGattatggagggaggagagggggagtgagatggaggaggaatggGGTAGGAGGAAGGGtaaagggaagggaagggagaagaaggggagaggtcagggtagtgagagggggaaggggagtgaggaggagagggaaaagggggaggaaaggagagggaagggggaggaagagagtgaaaaAGTTAGTGAGAGGGGGATTAAGAGTAGGAAAGGCCTGAGACACACCAAGAAGGAGATGGCGATCACAGCGCTGGTCCATACAGACCCTGGAACCTGA
- the LOC136958757 gene encoding serine/threonine-protein kinase tousled-like 1-B isoform X2, with protein MSVQSNSGSGGSLEATPSWSQLSSSPTISQQHTTATVKTKEGPMEELHSLDPRRQELLEARFMGAGLANECSNHSYGSLGSSSDKESENSDLKRGSSPAYSTPEKKHSESSRGRKRKADTQSESSQGKTSTRGPKISDYFDLQAGNGSSPVRGLLPALRSPQNSHSHSAPGSIVRQNSSSPTSLSFGEHLMNPKASSSKCVQTELTGLKLAALESNKSLDLEKKEGRIDDLLRANCDLRRQIDEQQKLLEKYKERLNKCITMSKKLLIEKSTQEKQSCREKSMQDRLRLGHFTTVRHGASYTEQWTDGYAFQNLVKQQEGINQQREDIERQRKLLAKRKPPNPSSSPSLSLATTSEPKQRKAKVVNGNDPDPFLKPSLPQLLTLAEYHEQEEIFKLRLGHLKKEEAEIQAELERLERVRNLHIRELKRINNEDSSSFKEHPTLNERYLLLHLLGRGGFSEVYKAFDLFEQRYAAVKIHQLNKNWREEKKENYHKHACREYRIHKQLDHPRIVKLYDYFSLDTDTFCTVLEFCEGNDLDFYLKQNKLMSEKEARSIVMQIVNALRYLNEIKPPIIHYDLKPGNILLVDGTACGEIKITDFGLSKIMDDDNYGVDGMDLTSQGAGTYWYLPPECFVVGKEPPKISNKVDVWSVGVIFFQCLYGRKPFGHNQSQQDILQENTILKATEVQFPAKPQASTEAKAFIRRCLAYRKEDRFDVHQLGADAYLLPHMRRSNSSGSLQTASSSSSLSTF; from the exons ATGAGTGTCCAAAGTAACAGTGGAAGTGGTGGAAGTTTGGAGGCGACGCCATCTTGGTCGCAGCTCTCCTCGTCCCCAACGATTTCTCAACAACATACAACGGCGACCGTCAAGACCAAGGAAG GCCCCATGGAGGAACTGCACAGCCTGGACCCCCGCAGACAGGAGCTTCTGGAGGCAAGGTTCATGGGAGCG GGCCTGGCCAACGAGTGCTCCAACCACAGCTATGGCAGTCTTGGTTCCTCCAGTGACAAAGAGTCAGag aaCTCTGATTTGAAGAGAGGGAGTTCTCCTGCCTACTCA ACCCCAGAGAAGAAGCACTCTGAGTCGtccagaggaaggaagaggaaagcTGACACCCAATCAGAGAGCAGCCAAG GGAAGACTTCCACACGTGGACCGAAGATCAGTGACTACTTTGAC CTCCAGGCAGGGAATGGTTCCAGTCCCGTGAGGGGTCTGCTACCTGCCCTCCGCTCCCCTCAgaactcacactctcactctgctCCTGGCTCTATC GTCAGACAGAACAGCTCTTCTCCAACCAGTCTGAGTTTTGGAGAACATCTAATGAACCCCAAAGCCTCCTCCAGCAAATGTGTACAg ACTGAGCTGACAGGTCTGAAACTGGCAGCTCTGGAGAGCAACAAGAGTCTGGAtctggagaagaaggaggggcgCATTGATGACCTGCTCAGG GCTAACTGTGACCTCAGAAGGCAGATCGATGAGCAGCAAAAACTACTAGAGAAGTACAAGGAGAGACTCAACAAATGCATCACTATGAGCAAGAAACTCCTCATAGAGaag agcaCCCAGGAGAAGCAGTCTTGTCGTGAGAAGAGCATGCAGGATCGTCTCAGGCTGGGTCACTTCACCACTGTCCGACACGGAGCTTCCTACACTGAGCAGTGGACTGACGGCTACGCATTCCAGAACCTGGTCAA GCAACAAGAGGGTATTAACCAACAGAGAGAGGACATTGAGCGTCAGAGGAAGCTGCTTGCCAAGAGAaagccccccaacccctcctcctccccttcactcTCCCTAGCAACCACATCTGAACCCAAGCAACGCAAAGCCAAGGTTGTCAACGGCAACGACCCCGACCCCTTCCTCAAACCCTCCCTGCCCCAACT GCTGACTCTGGCCGAGTATCATGAGCAGGAGGAGATCTTCAAGCTGAGGCTGGGACACCTGAAGAAG GAGGAGGCTGAGATCCAGGCAgagctggagaggctggagcgagTGAGGAACCTGCACATCAGAGAGCTGAAGAGGATCAACAACGAGGACAGCTCATC GTTTAAGGAGCACCCCACTCTGAACGAGAGATACCTGCTGCTTCACCTGCTGGGCAGGGGGGGCTTCAGTGAGGTCTACAAg gCCTTTGACCTGTTCGAGCAGCGCTACGCAGCCGTTAAAATCCACCAGCTCAACAagaactggagagaggagaagaaggagaactaCCACAA GCATGCATGTAGGGAGTACCGGATACACAAGCAGCTGGACCATCCCAGAATAGTCAAGCTCTATGACTACTTCTCACTGGATACAGACAC ATTCTGTACGGTTCTGGAGTTCTGTGAGGGGAACGACCTGGACTTCTACCTGAAGCAGAACAAGCTGATGTCAGAGAAAGAAGCGCGCTCTATCGTCATGCAGATCGTCAACGCCCTCCGATACCTGAACGAGATCAAACCCCCCATCATCCACTATGACCTGAAACCAG GGAACATCTTACTGGTGGACGGTACTGCCTGTGGTGAGATCAAGATCACAGACTTTGGCCTGTCTAAGATCATGGACGATGATAACTACGGAGTAGACGGAATGGACCTCACATCTCAGGGGGCTGGAACCTACTg gtaTCTTCCTCCCGAGTGTTTCGTGGTGGGGAAGGAGCCTCCTAAGATCTCCAACAAGGTGGATGTGTGGTCTGTAGGAGTCATCTTCTTCCAGTGTCTGTACGGACGCAAG CCCTTTGGTCATAACCAGTCCCAACAGGACATCCTCCAGGAGAACACCATCCTTAAAGCCACCGAGGTCCAGTTCCCTGCAAAACCCCAGGCCAGCACTGAGGCCAAG GCGTTTATCCGGCGCTGTCTGGCCTATCGTAAGGAGGACAGGTTTGACGTCCACCAGCTGGGGGCTGACGCCTACCTGCTCCCTCACATGAGACGCTCCAACTCCTCCGGCTCCCTACagaccgcctcctcctcctcatctctctccaccttctgA